In Malaclemys terrapin pileata isolate rMalTer1 chromosome 11, rMalTer1.hap1, whole genome shotgun sequence, a single genomic region encodes these proteins:
- the LOC128845514 gene encoding histidine-rich glycoprotein-like: MRTQVLTETPGMWNANAGAPGGMPPPNAPYCPPPPGPCPGPNPGPGMNPFPPVVCPPPPPVCPGPGGPHPHGHHPHGHHPHGHHPHGHHPHGHHPHEPPMPGGPGCPPPPGCPPPGGPHGQHKKHKHKKHGHGHHGHKHGSGSSSSSDSD; the protein is encoded by the exons ATGCGAACGCAG GTGCTGACGGAAACTCCCGGCATGTGGAATGCGAATGCAG GAGCGCCTGGTGGGATGCCCCCACCAAATGCGCCAtattgtccccctccccctggaccATGCCCTGGCCCTAACCCTGGGCCTGGCATGAATCCATTCCCTCCTGTtgtctgccctcctccccctcctgtatGCCCTGGGCCTGGTGGGCCCCACCCGCATGGACACCACCCGCATGGACACCACCCGCATGGACACCACCCACACGGACACCACCCCCATGGACACCACCCCCATGAACCCCCGATGCCTGGTGGACCTGGATGCCCTCCCCCTCCTGGGTgtcctcccccaggcggccctcaTGGGCAGCATAAAAAGCACAAGCATAAGAAGCATGGCCATGGTCACCATGGACACAAG CATGGAAGTGGGTCGAGCAGCAGTTCTGACTCGGATTAA
- the LOC128845419 gene encoding guanine nucleotide-binding protein G(I)/G(S)/G(O) subunit gamma-5 — MSGSSSVAAMKKVVQQLRLEASVSRVKVSQAAADLKQFCLQNAQHDPLLTGVSSSTNPFRPQKVCSFL; from the coding sequence ATGTCGGGCTCCTCCAGCGTGGCGGCCATGAAGAAGGTGGTGCAGCAGCTGCGCCTGGAGGCCAGCGTGAGCCGCGTGAAGGTTTCTCAAGCCGCAGCAGACTTGAAGCAGTTCTGTCTGCAGAATGCACAACATGATCCCCTACTGACAGGAGTGTCTTCAAGTACAAATCCATTCAGACCCCAGAAAGTCTGTTCATTTTTGTAA